From a region of the Apis cerana isolate GH-2021 linkage group LG13, AcerK_1.0, whole genome shotgun sequence genome:
- the LOC108002627 gene encoding uncharacterized protein LOC108002627, translating to MGNSKSKIKRAGKTKRKSGKSAQFESISKSSDLSSIEFANDPQLVSLRQMIKRNPELFILNNLMMCVQFFRNYEEEIKHLKSKVEFSREKKMNEQLPPQKRVLFPDILQEHITYHVGFISRRQDFRPTIEPLQPVRIYMVHDNIDITESTENYSSHYSNVNDSITYSILLKPTKQGYVQLRILDDFFLKRKSTKEEDIDLSSILEDDDEVYSDGSIYGAKPRSNASVHSAISYKSKHDMLKSKHTRSLPNLVEDLSRSVGIKDYDATGGGSLEERRSESRSKAVGGSQQKDAQQSKFQSGLTSQDHHPSSNSSGYRSDNYAIYSESSCNPSSGVSQTSSSYEEIEESWITKGEFPKHCFKKVTYTSEGKIYNPAEENMQFLNSKQRRIKLAMKRHNYDLFYMSSTEFMRHFIKLFVYRFGELLCFDRETVEDVKREGCVLYCDKIMISDAFKYSQIEQYEIIPAIWLKWPVCGQEWPYRSRESWPSESDIDKVKDFGCYVVPEGYVPKSGNNNLIEDLEWQLTFPTAERYLETCMTQAQVQVYLIALMLHKTFMRPIFDTMFGMTTAHIRHKLFWMIEENDKPAKWPENGTGECLLKLLNSLYHNISQNEPILKDYFIKDRNLFQRIPCEHLLHTQKQLKRITENPIMYVFHAMENIQYKNNFFPRLDFEQLLRILTGETLALINPRLNRYISRKPQKNVNPDQEDKYDERGFWDTQRVKHSVQSITNRTLINTRKATDSIIEISTRCAQLEGPRLCILLKFFIKHFIEIAECCIQYKAYRQKTVYLNQADRLSILLFEDENYRSDAQTYREKIKSLRTTSSKQQYDPSNNPSDDSLRNSKKAIYVESLNNRFTSKLVQRNSTETKQKLSEERSDRENNHTYSVKAIIHERQYEEPDRLNEESNGVTINQNENQISKSEHF from the exons ATGGGAAATTCGAAGTCGAAGATCAAGCGGGCAGGGaaaacgaagagaaagagTGGGAAAAGTGCTCAGTTCGAAAGTATTTCCAAATCGTCCGATCTCTCCTCCATCGAATTCGCTAACGATCCGCAATTAGTGTCACTGAGACAAATGATTAAAAGGAATCCGGAATTGTTCATACTGAACAACCTCATGATGTGCGTTCAATTTTTCAGGAATTACGAAGA GGAGATCAAACATCTGAAGAGTAAGGTGGAGTTCTCGCGCGAGAAGAAGATGAACGAGCAATTGCCCCCGCAGAAACGAGTTTTATTTCCAGACATTCTTCAGGAGCACATCACCTACCACGTCGGTTTCATCTCGAGGCGACAAGATTTCCGACCGACGATCGAACCCCTTCAACCCGTCCGCATATACATGGTCCACGACAACATCGACATCACGGAGTCGACGGAAAATTACTCGTCCCATTACAGCAACGTGAACGATTCTATCACGTACAGCATACTGTTGAAACCTACGAAACAAG GTTACGTGCAGCTTCGAATATTGGACGACTTCTTCTTGAAGAGGAAATCGACCAAGGAGGAAGACATAGACCTGTCTTCCATACTCGAGGACGACGACGAAGTGTACAGCGACGGCAGTATCTACGGGGCGAAGCCCCGGTCCAACGCGTCCGTCCATTCGGCCATCTCGTACAAGTCGAAGCACGACATGTTGAAAAGCAAGCACACGAGGTCGCTGCCCAACTTGGTCGAGGACTTGTCCCGCTCCGTCGGTATCAAGGATTACGACGCTACCGGCGGAGGATCGTTGGAGGAGCGAAGGAGCGAGAGCCGGTCGAAGGCGGTGGGTGGCAGCCAGCAGAAAGACGCGCAACAATCGAAATTCCAATCGGGTTTGACGAGTCAGGATCATCATCCGAGCAGCAACAGCTCCGGATACAGGTCCGACAATTACGCGATATACAGCGAGAGCAGTTGCAACCCGAGCTCGGGGGTGTCGCAGACGTCCTCCAGTTACGAGGAGATAGAGGAATCTTGGATAACGAAAGGGGAATTCCCGAAGCACTGTTTCAAGAAGGTGACGTACACGAGCGAGGGGAAGATCTACAACCCGGCCGAGGAGAACATGCAATTTTTGAACAGCAAACAGCGCAGGATCAAGCTCGCGATGAAGCGGCACAACTACGATCTGTTCTACATGAGCAGCACCGAGTTCATgagacattttattaaattgttcgtGTACCGGTTCGGGGAGTTGTTGTGCTTCGATCGGGAGACGGTGGAGGACGTGAAGCGGGAGGGATGCGTGCTCTACTGcgacaaaattatgatatcggACGCGTTCAAGTACAGCCAGATAGAGCAGTACGAGATCATCCCCGCCATCTGGCTGAAATGGCCCGTCTGCGGCCAGGAGTGGCCGTACAGGTCGAGGGAAAGTTGGCCGAGCGAAAGCGACATCGACAAGGTGAAAGATTTCGGGTGCTACGTTGTGCCGGAGGGCTACGTGCCGAAAAGTGGAAATAACAATCTCATCGAGGATCTCGAGTGGCAGCTCACGTTCCCGACAGCCGAAAGGTATCTCGAAACCTGCATGACGCAGGCCCAGGTGCAGGTGTACTTGATCGCTTTGATGCTTCACAAGACGTTCATGAGACCTATATTCGACACCATGTTCGGAATGACGACCGCGCACATCAGGCACAAATTGTTTTGGATGATCGAGGAGAACGACAAGCCGGCCAAGTGGCCCGAGAACGGGACGGGGGAGTGTTTGTTGAAGCTGCTCAACTCTTTGTACCACAACATCAGCCAGAACGAGCCTATATTGAAGGATTACTTCATCAAGGACAGGAATCTCTTTCAAAGAATACCGTGCGAACATCTGCTGCACACGCAAAAGCAGCTCAAGAGGATCACCGAGAATCCGATAATGTACGTTTTTCACGCGATGGAGAATATTcagtacaaaaataattttttcccgaGATTAGATTTCGAACAGTTGTTGAGAATATTAACGGGCGAAACGTTGGCGTTGATCAATCCGAGGTTGAACCGATACATCTCGAGAAAGCCGCAGAAGAACGTAAATCCCGACCAAGAGGATAAATACGACGAGAGAGGATTTTGGGACACGCAACGAGTCAAACATTCCGTCCAATCGATCACAAACAGAACGTTGATCAACACGCGCAAAGCTACAGATTCGATTATTGAAATCTCG actCGATGCGCCCAGTTGGAAGGTCCAAGGCTATGCATACTTTTGAAATTCTTCATAAAACACTTCATAGAAATCGCTGAATGTTGCATTCAATATAAAGCGTATCGACAGAAAACTGTGTATCTCAATCAAGCCGATCGATTGTCCATTCTGCTTTTCGAGGACGAAAATTACAGGAGCGACGCTCAAACTTATCGTGAGAAGATAAAAAGTCTCAGGACGACGAGTTCGAAACAGCAATACGACCCGTCGAATAATCCGTCGGATGACTCCTTGAGAAACTCGAAAAAGGCGATATACGTTGAATCGTTGAACAATCGGTTTACGTCGAAACTCGTTCAACGGAATTCGAcggaaacgaaacaaaaattgtcAGAAGAGCGATCTGATCGAGAGAATAATCATACTTATAGCGTGAAAGCAATCATTCATGAGAGGCAGTACGAAGAACCGGATAGATTGAACGAGGAGAGTAACGGAGTAACGATTAATCAAAACgagaatcaaatttcaaaatcggaacacttttaa
- the LOC108002628 gene encoding uncharacterized protein LOC108002628: MGVHTRNVSDSLGNALSTKGEVSWSTTEEPFTPEEEDAIVTLVVVVIGIIIAIVILFSMGIFIDCKHQKKDVLKKKKLKLKMPPLSRMRKNQKEDAKSLASDMCPNGASDAGFRTRDVIV, translated from the exons ATGGGGGTGCACACCAGGAATGTCAGTGACAGTCTTGGAAATGCGTTATCGACCAAAg GAGAAGTGTCGTGGTCAACGACAGAGGAACCCTTTACTCCCGAAGAAGAGGACGCGATAGTGACGCTGGTGGTGGTCGTGATCGGTATCATCATAGCTATagtgatattattttcaatgggAATATTTATCGACTGCAAGCATCA AAAGAAGgatgttttaaagaaaaagaaattgaaattgaaaatgccACCGTTGTCTCGAAtgagaaaaaatcaaaaggaGGACGCGAAATCCTTGGCGTCGGATATGTGTCCGAACGGTGCTAGCGACGCCGGCTTTCGAACACGTGATGTTATAGTCTGA